In one Pasteuria penetrans genomic region, the following are encoded:
- a CDS encoding IS256 family transposase: MIPIDLDIDRMEKRIEERIQHYEQKGLSLQESIPHVVEEIEEDSEWAPGPMGRAYTFIANYQFKKQILGGREKHQRGPDFPKVDRNGYKKRKKRTSKGIVVYYDPQPRKGHFRSAVTKPYKKYTKSCIDILSSLRKAGMSIKKISELSNDILRSKISRSTVSRLLMGHLKEENRGFNEEPIRNPHEIRTVKVDAYYKPVRGFGKVAVYVIKASRKNTSGIKTDEVLSSLVNPPETAETWYEALQNVYDRGLRMGPDTLFIADGHKGIRKALSQVYPEAGFQGCQFHKMVNLYQAFRKDRPRKKGVKWEPIRSRIYQDIFHVLDKKEALHGLIRFSDDYQSKLPKLVEGLWASFDDVTTYLDYDLADAVQNRTTGSLERNHREARRYTNGVSCYPTLDSFQRVIDSVYKNFNLEQAKKLSGMDNHSVSAWGLGEFAIPAMYPLSSH, translated from the coding sequence ATGATTCCAATTGACTTGGATATAGACAGAATGGAAAAAAGGATAGAAGAACGTATACAACATTACGAACAGAAAGGATTATCGCTTCAGGAATCCATCCCCCATGTAGTGGAAGAGATCGAGGAAGATTCTGAATGGGCTCCTGGTCCCATGGGGAGGGCTTATACTTTTATAGCCAATTATCAGTTTAAAAAACAAATTTTAGGTGGACGGGAGAAACACCAAAGGGGTCCCGATTTCCCAAAAGTAGACCGAAATGGTTATAAAAAACGTAAAAAACGCACCAGCAAAGGAATTGTGGTTTACTATGACCCCCAGCCAAGAAAAGGGCATTTCCGATCTGCGGTTACTAAACCCTACAAAAAATATACGAAGTCGTGTATAGATATTCTTTCCTCCTTACGTAAGGCCGGTATGTCCATAAAAAAAATATCCGAATTGTCGAATGATATTCTGCGATCAAAAATCTCACGCTCCACTGTGTCAAGATTACTTATGGGACATCTAAAGGAAGAGAATAGAGGATTCAATGAGGAACCCATAAGAAACCCGCATGAAATTAGGACCGTAAAGGTGGATGCTTACTACAAACCCGTTCGTGGATTCGGGAAAGTAGCTGTCTATGTCATAAAAGCGAGTAGGAAAAATACATCAGGGATAAAAACAGATGAGGTTTTATCAAGTTTGGTAAATCCCCCCGAAACAGCTGAAACTTGGTATGAAGCCCTCCAAAATGTTTACGACCGTGGTTTACGGATGGGTCCTGATACCCTTTTTATTGCTGATGGTCATAAGGGAATCAGAAAGGCGCTAAGCCAAGTATATCCCGAAGCAGGTTTTCAAGGGTGTCAATTCCACAAAATGGTGAATCTTTACCAGGCCTTCAGAAAGGATAGACCGAGAAAAAAAGGAGTGAAGTGGGAACCCATCCGAAGCCGGATTTATCAAGACATTTTTCATGTTCTTGACAAAAAAGAAGCCCTTCATGGCTTGATACGCTTTAGTGATGACTATCAATCCAAGTTGCCCAAGCTCGTTGAAGGTCTATGGGCTTCCTTTGATGATGTGACAACGTATCTCGATTACGACCTAGCGGATGCTGTTCAAAATCGTACAACGGGTTCCTTAGAGAGAAATCACAGAGAGGCCAGACGTTATACGAATGGAGTGAGCTGTTATCCTACCCTTGATTCATTCCAAAGGGTGATTGATTCCGTGTATAAAAATTTCAACTTAGAGCAGGCAAAGAAACTTAGTGGGATGGATAATCACTCTGTGTCCGCATGGGGACTGGGAGAATTCGCTATCCCTGCCATGTATCCCCTATCTTCACACTAA